A genome region from Urocitellus parryii isolate mUroPar1 chromosome X, mUroPar1.hap1, whole genome shotgun sequence includes the following:
- the Akap17a gene encoding A-kinase anchor protein 17A: MAAATIVHDTSEAVELCPSYGLYLKPITKMTISVALPQLKQPGKSISNWEVMERLKGMVQHHQFSTLRISKSTMDFIRFEGEVENRSLVRSFLACLDGKTIKLSGFSDILKVRAAEFKIDFPTRHDWDSFFRDAKDMNETLPGERPDTIHLEGLPCKWFAQKESGSEKPSEQVLVKVFEKFGEIRNVDIPMLDPYREEMTGRNFHTFSFGGHLNFEAYVQYREYVGFIQAMSALRGMKLMFKGEDGKAVACNIKVSFDSTKHLSDASIKKRQLERQKLQELERQREAQKRREKEAEERQRAEERKQKALEELERERKREEKLRKREQKQRERESRRSQKKLEKLQAEEQRQLQEKIRLEERKLLLAQRNLQSLRLVAELLSRAKAAKLQEAEQQEERRRLQQQEERRRLQEAELRRVEEEKERALGLQRRERELRERLLSILLSRKTDDARPHEDLLQPVLDILQTVSSGGVGATSLHPLLGQPPPGTPKETPPRPEADGAPRSVNGNAAEEIPGQEGGSPEKRCAGVLSCIPDNAQPPRGAPACGEQSLAKREARSEQDKCNREPSRGRGRASREGSAEDRRARERSRARRTGSHEDGRPRQERRSHKKHKDKDGSPRRSASPRRSHSKDRRGRRERSRQRRGSASRKRSRHRRRSSPRSRSRSPSRHRSAWNR, translated from the exons ATGGCCGCGGCTACCATCGTGCACGACACGTCTGAGGCCGTGGAGCTGTGCCCCTCCTACGGCCTGTACCTCAAGCCCATCACCAAGATGACCATCAGCGTGGCCCTGCCGCAGCTCAAGCAGCCGGGCAAGTCCATCTCCAACTGGGAGGTGATGGAGCGGCTCAAGGGCATGGTGCAGCACCACCAGTTCTCCACGCTGCGCATCTCCAAGAGCACCATGGACTTCATCCGCTTCGAGGGCGAGGTGGAGAACCGCAGCCTGGTGCGGTCCTTCCTGGCCTGCCTGGACGGCAAGACCATCAAGCTCAGCGGCTTCTCGGACATCCTCAAGGTGCGCGCCGCCGAGTTCAAGATCGACTTCCCCACGCGCCACGACTGGGACTCCTTCTTCCGCGACGCCAAGGACATGAACGAGACGCTGCCCGGGGAGCGGCCGGACACCATCCACCTGGAGGGGCTGCCCTGCAAGTGGTTCGCGCAGAAGGAGTCGGGCTCGGAGAAGCCGAGCGAGCAGGTGCTGGTGAAGGTGTTCGAGAAGTTCGGGGAGATCCGCAACGTGGACATCCCCATGCTGGACCCCTACCGGGAGGAGATGACCGGCCGCAACTTCCACACCTTCAGTTTCGGGGGCCACCTCAACTTCGAGGCCTACGTGCAGTACCGCGAGTACGTGGGCTTCATCCAGGCCATGAGCGCGCTGCGCGGCATGAAGCTCATGTTCAAGGGCGAGGACGGCAAGGCCGTGGCCTGCAACATCAAG GTCTCCTTCGACTCCACCAAGCACCTGAGCGACGCCTCCATCAAGAAGCGGCAGCTGGAGCGGCAGAAGCTGCAGGAGCTGGAGCGGCAGCGCGAGGCGCAGAAGCGCCGCGAGAAGGAGGCGGAGGAGCGGCAGCGCGCCGAGGAGAG GAAGCAGAAGGCGCTGGAGGAGCTGGAGCGGGAGCGCAAGAGGGAGGAGAAGCTGCGTAAGCGTGAGCAGAAGCAGCGGGAGCGCGAGTCGCGGCGCAGCCAGAAGAAGCTGGAGAAGCTGCAGGCGGAGGAGCAGCGGCAGCTGCAGGAGAAGATCCGCCTGGAGGAGCGCAAGCTGCTGCTGGCGCAGCGCAACCTGCAGTCGCTCCGCCTGGTCGCCGAGCTGCTGAGCAGGGCCAAG GCCGCCAAGCTGCAGGAAGCCGAGCAGCAGGAGGAGCGGCGGCGgctgcagcagcaggaggagcgGCGGCGGCTGCAGGAGGCCGAGCTGCGGCgcgtggaggaggagaaggagcgcGCGCTCGGCCTGCAGCGCCGGGAGCGGGAGCTGCGCGAGCGCCTGCTCAGCATCCTGCTCAGCCGCAAGACGGACGACGCGCGGCCGCACGAGGACCTGCTGCAGCCCGTGCTGGACATCCTGCAGACCGTGTCCTCCGGCGGCGTGGGCGCCACCTCGCTGCACCCGCTCCTGGGCCAGCCGCCCCCCGGGACCCCCAAGGAGACCCCGCCGCGCCCCGAGGCCGACGGCGCCCCCCGGAGCGTGAACGGGAACGCGGCCGAGGAGATCCCGGGCCAGGAGGGCGGCTCGCCCGAGAAGAGGTGCGCCGGCGTGCTCTCCTGCATCCCCGACAACGCGCAGCCGCCCCGGGGCGCCCCCGCCTGCGGCGAGCAGAGCCTGGCCAAGAGGGAGGCGCGCTCCGAGCAGGACAAGTGCAACCGCGAGCCCAGCCGGGGCCGCGGCCGGGCCAGCCGCGAGGGCAGCGCCGAGGACCGCCGCGCGCGCGAGAGGAGCCGGGCCCGGCGCACGGGCAGCCACGAGGACGGGCGGCCGCGCCAGGAGCGGCGCTCCCACAAGAAGCACAAGGACAAGGATGGCAGCCCGCGGCGCAGCGCCAGCCCGCggaggtcacacagcaaggaCAGGCGTGGCCGCAGAGAGCGTAGCCGGCAGCGCAGGGGCAGCGCCAGCCGGAAGCGcagccgccaccgccgccgcagcagCCCGCGCTCGCGCTCGCGCTCCCCCAGCAGGCACCGCAGTGCCTGGAACAGGTAA